The following proteins are encoded in a genomic region of Alnus glutinosa chromosome 8, dhAlnGlut1.1, whole genome shotgun sequence:
- the LOC133876363 gene encoding uncharacterized protein LOC133876363 produces MGCIQFHTPLTPLHLHLKHKQPLRTTQLLWLSSNEPTELFHRPNNLSPLAPTPKALPSLLDLSASSAAKSGGDLSVLLPTSAVLFLLYFIANFLVPNFIFKSLQSDEASEDQKQNDDDDDDDDSI; encoded by the exons ACTCCATTAACTCCCCTGCACTTGCATCTCAAACACAAACAGCCTCTAAGGACAACTCAACTGCTCTGGCTCTCTAGCAATGAACCTACTGAGCTTTTTCACAGACCAAACAACCTATCACCACTGGCTCCGACGCCCAAGGCCCTCCCCAGTCTCCTTGATCTCAGCGCTTCATCCGCAGCCAAGTCCGGCGGCGACCTATCCGTCCTCCTCCCGACCAG TGCAGTACTTTTCCTTCTGTACTTCATAGCAAATTTCCTCGTCCCGAATTTCATCTTCAAAAGTTTGCAGTCTGACGAGGCAAGTGAAGACCAGAAGcaaaatgatgatgatgatgatgatgatgattccATTTAA